From Phenylobacterium immobile (ATCC 35973), a single genomic window includes:
- a CDS encoding HAD family hydrolase, with protein MRILTVGLDADDTLWHNETIFRLTHDRFCGLLTEVAETPVIEARLAEIEGRNLALYGYGVKGFTLSMIETAMELTEGQAPPRVVAEILAAGREMLAHPAEPLPGVAEALDELSQDYRLVLITKGDLLHQEQKLAASGLGDLFSGVEIVSEKRVDTYARIFARHGTGPEAAVMCGNSMKSDILPALGAGAAAAYVPYPLIWAHEVADAPEGHPRFVELGAISELPAWVRGLG; from the coding sequence ATGCGCATCCTGACGGTCGGCTTGGACGCCGACGACACCCTCTGGCACAACGAAACCATCTTCCGGCTGACCCACGATCGGTTCTGCGGCCTGCTGACCGAGGTGGCTGAAACGCCCGTGATCGAAGCCCGGCTGGCGGAGATCGAGGGGCGGAACCTGGCGCTCTACGGCTATGGGGTGAAGGGCTTCACGCTGTCGATGATCGAGACGGCCATGGAGCTGACGGAGGGCCAGGCGCCGCCGCGGGTGGTGGCCGAGATCCTGGCGGCCGGCCGCGAGATGCTGGCTCATCCGGCCGAGCCCCTGCCGGGCGTGGCCGAAGCGCTGGATGAGCTGTCCCAGGATTACCGCCTCGTGCTGATCACCAAGGGCGACCTTTTGCACCAGGAGCAGAAGCTGGCGGCCTCCGGCCTGGGCGACCTGTTCAGCGGCGTGGAGATCGTCAGCGAAAAGCGTGTCGACACCTATGCGCGGATCTTCGCGCGGCACGGGACGGGGCCTGAGGCCGCAGTGATGTGCGGCAATTCGATGAAGTCGGACATCCTGCCCGCGCTCGGGGCCGGGGCCGCGGCGGCCTATGTGCCCTATCCTCTGATCTGGGCCCACGAAGTCGCTGATGCGCCGGAGGGTCATCCACGGTTCGTCGAGCTGGGCGCGATCAGCGAACTGCCAGCCTGGGTGCGGGGGTTGGGCTAG
- a CDS encoding dienelactone hydrolase family protein, whose amino-acid sequence MCEKDDLGLISYNDVTRRGFTAMAAGGIAAAAGAGAAVAAAAVEERNVMVKTPDGECDAALFLPQGLGAKPGVVFWPDIFGLRPAMRDMGRRLAGEGYVVLVVNPFYRGGDAESIAAKAAPLTDRMEKMKVFGAERAKHTDDAIASDAKTFVAYLDALAETSDAKVGVQGYCMGGPLSFRTAAAVPARIGAVGSFHGAGLTTDQPNSPHLLVASTDATYLVCIAKNDDGKDPQSKVILTETFAKTGKSGTVEVYGGDHGWCVPDSAVYNQGEAERAWGNLLKTYKTALV is encoded by the coding sequence ATGTGCGAAAAAGATGACTTGGGCCTGATCAGCTACAACGACGTCACCCGTCGCGGCTTCACGGCCATGGCCGCGGGCGGCATCGCCGCGGCGGCCGGCGCGGGCGCTGCTGTGGCGGCCGCGGCCGTCGAGGAACGCAACGTCATGGTGAAGACCCCCGATGGCGAATGCGACGCGGCGCTGTTCCTGCCGCAAGGCCTGGGCGCAAAGCCCGGCGTGGTCTTCTGGCCCGACATCTTCGGCCTGCGCCCGGCGATGCGCGACATGGGCCGCCGCCTGGCTGGCGAGGGCTACGTCGTCCTCGTGGTGAACCCCTTCTATCGCGGCGGCGACGCCGAGAGCATCGCCGCCAAGGCCGCCCCGCTCACCGATCGCATGGAAAAGATGAAGGTCTTCGGCGCCGAGCGCGCCAAGCACACTGACGACGCCATCGCCAGCGACGCCAAGACCTTCGTCGCCTACCTCGACGCGCTCGCTGAGACCTCTGACGCCAAGGTCGGCGTTCAGGGCTATTGCATGGGCGGTCCGCTATCCTTCCGCACGGCCGCGGCGGTCCCTGCCCGTATCGGCGCGGTGGGGAGCTTCCATGGGGCCGGCCTGACCACCGACCAACCCAACAGCCCGCACCTGCTGGTCGCCAGCACGGACGCGACCTACCTCGTCTGCATCGCCAAGAACGACGACGGGAAGGATCCCCAGTCCAAGGTCATCCTCACGGAGACCTTCGCCAAGACCGGCAAGTCCGGCACGGTCGAAGTCTACGGCGGCGACCACGGCTGGTGTGTTCCCGACAGCGCCGTCTACAACCAGGGCGAAGCCGAACGCGCCTGGGGCAACCTGCTCAAGACGTACAAGACCGCCTTGGTCTGA
- a CDS encoding phosphoribosylaminoimidazolesuccinocarboxamide synthase, producing the protein MTPIAQAALADATFADLPNHYRGKVRDNYDLPDGRRIIIASDRLSAFDRVLAAIPHKGQVLTQMARYWFDRTADICPNHVLEYPDPNVVVGRKLTILPVEIVVRDYLAGTTGTSILTLYKQGQRSMYGHVFPDGLRDNQRLPQPIITPTSKAFDAGHDAPLTPDEILAQGLLTEGQWETVSVYALALFARGQALAAERGLILVDTKYEFGTDAAGQILLADEIHTPDSSRYWMAETYPAKFAAGERPDSFDKDFVRSWVAGQVDPYVDPIPEIPADMIAATSQVYIQAFEAITGQAFEAPPADEPVLDRIRRNLAPYRG; encoded by the coding sequence ATGACGCCTATCGCTCAAGCCGCCCTGGCCGACGCCACCTTCGCTGACCTGCCGAACCACTATCGCGGCAAGGTCCGTGACAATTACGACCTGCCGGACGGGCGCAGGATCATCATCGCCTCAGACCGCCTGAGCGCGTTCGACCGGGTGCTGGCGGCCATTCCGCACAAGGGCCAGGTGCTGACCCAGATGGCGCGCTACTGGTTCGACCGGACCGCCGACATCTGCCCGAACCACGTGCTGGAATATCCCGACCCGAATGTGGTGGTGGGGCGCAAGCTGACGATCCTGCCGGTCGAGATCGTCGTGCGCGACTATCTGGCGGGGACGACGGGGACGTCGATCCTGACCCTCTACAAGCAGGGCCAGCGCAGCATGTACGGGCATGTCTTTCCCGACGGCCTGCGCGACAACCAGCGCCTGCCGCAGCCGATCATCACGCCGACGAGCAAGGCCTTCGACGCCGGCCACGACGCGCCGCTGACGCCGGACGAGATTCTGGCGCAGGGGCTGCTGACCGAGGGTCAGTGGGAGACGGTCTCGGTCTATGCGCTGGCGCTGTTCGCCCGTGGCCAGGCGCTCGCCGCCGAGCGGGGGCTGATCCTGGTGGACACCAAGTACGAGTTCGGCACGGACGCGGCGGGCCAGATCCTGCTGGCCGACGAGATCCACACGCCCGATTCCAGCCGCTACTGGATGGCTGAGACCTACCCCGCGAAGTTCGCCGCGGGCGAACGACCGGACTCTTTCGACAAGGACTTCGTGCGCAGCTGGGTGGCGGGGCAGGTCGATCCCTACGTCGATCCGATCCCGGAGATTCCGGCCGATATGATCGCGGCGACCTCGCAGGTCTACATCCAGGCGTTCGAGGCGATCACCGGCCAGGCCTTCGAGGCGCCGCCGGCGGATGAACCGGTGCTGGACCGCATCCGCCGCAATCTGGCGCCGTATCGCGGCTGA
- the rpiB gene encoding ribose 5-phosphate isomerase B — translation MKIAIGADHAGYAYKQRIIAHLRAAGHAVTDFGTHAEASVDYPRFIRPVAEAVARGDHDRGIVLGGSGNGEAMAANRVKGVRCGLCWNTESARLTRLRNDANVLSLGQRMMTVEMALEIVDVFLATDFEGGRHVARIAQLDA, via the coding sequence ATGAAGATCGCCATCGGCGCCGACCACGCGGGCTACGCCTACAAGCAGCGGATCATCGCCCACCTGCGCGCCGCCGGCCACGCAGTCACCGACTTCGGGACGCACGCCGAGGCCTCGGTCGACTATCCGCGGTTCATCCGGCCGGTGGCCGAGGCCGTGGCCCGGGGCGACCACGACCGGGGCATCGTCCTCGGGGGATCCGGCAACGGCGAGGCGATGGCCGCCAACCGGGTGAAGGGCGTTCGCTGCGGGCTCTGCTGGAACACAGAATCCGCCCGCCTCACGCGCCTGCGCAACGACGCCAACGTCCTGTCCCTCGGCCAGCGCATGATGACCGTGGAGATGGCGCTCGAGATCGTCGACGTCTTCCTCGCCACCGACTTCGAAGGCGGTCGGCACGTCGCGCGCATCGCGCAACTGGACGCCTGA
- a CDS encoding YciI family protein, translating into MTKYLISFPSEAMALTREEFPIVAAEARAVIEEAKFAGVYVFGGGINEQVEPVRVAAGGTVSPDIYPGSRLKGGFTVLELATREEAIVWAGKIAAACRCAQELREFMYDPAS; encoded by the coding sequence ATGACCAAATACCTCATCTCCTTCCCCAGCGAAGCCATGGCGCTGACCCGCGAAGAGTTCCCGATCGTCGCGGCCGAGGCGCGTGCGGTGATCGAAGAGGCTAAGTTCGCCGGGGTCTATGTGTTCGGCGGCGGGATCAACGAACAGGTCGAGCCCGTGCGGGTCGCCGCCGGCGGGACGGTGTCGCCGGATATCTATCCAGGCAGCCGTCTCAAGGGCGGCTTCACCGTGCTTGAGCTGGCGACACGCGAAGAAGCCATCGTCTGGGCTGGAAAGATCGCCGCCGCCTGCCGTTGCGCCCAGGAACTCCGCGAGTTCATGTACGACCCCGCAAGCTAG
- a CDS encoding sigma-70 family RNA polymerase sigma factor, which yields MARVAEGDRAALRQLYEASSSKLFGLCLRILSDREEAEDVLQDVYVTIWRRADRFDANRASVMAWISAIARNRAIDRLRARGPASRRDPIDNFELADDAPGAEALVGAADDARQLEACLNQLDERTREVIRTAFFEGVTYEALALRMDTPLGTVKSWIRRGLARLKGCLEQ from the coding sequence ATGGCGCGTGTCGCCGAGGGCGACCGCGCCGCCCTGCGACAATTGTACGAGGCGTCATCTTCGAAGCTTTTTGGATTGTGCCTTCGTATCCTCTCCGACCGCGAGGAGGCGGAGGACGTGCTGCAGGATGTCTATGTCACGATCTGGCGCCGCGCCGACCGCTTCGATGCGAACCGGGCGAGCGTCATGGCCTGGATCTCCGCCATCGCCCGCAACCGCGCCATCGACCGGCTGCGCGCCCGCGGCCCGGCGTCACGACGCGATCCGATCGATAATTTCGAGCTGGCCGATGACGCGCCGGGGGCCGAGGCTCTGGTCGGCGCAGCCGATGACGCGCGCCAGCTGGAGGCCTGCCTGAACCAGCTGGATGAGCGCACCCGCGAGGTGATCCGGACGGCCTTTTTCGAGGGCGTGACCTATGAGGCCCTGGCGCTGCGCATGGATACGCCGCTCGGCACAGTGAAGAGTTGGATCAGGCGCGGCCTCGCCCGTCTGAAGGGGTGCCTGGAGCAATGA
- a CDS encoding GIY-YIG nuclease family protein yields the protein MERSFYVYILASQRNGTLYTGVTGDLSRRVWTHQQREGDGFAARHGVTRLVWYEEFPTADEAITAEKRIKRWRRAWKIRRIEEANPLWLDLYETFNS from the coding sequence GTGGAACGCAGCTTCTACGTCTACATCCTCGCCAGCCAGCGAAACGGAACGCTCTATACGGGCGTCACGGGCGATCTGTCGCGGCGGGTCTGGACACACCAGCAGCGCGAGGGCGATGGGTTCGCGGCGCGCCATGGGGTGACCCGACTGGTCTGGTACGAAGAGTTTCCAACGGCGGACGAGGCGATCACCGCTGAGAAGCGGATCAAGCGCTGGCGTCGCGCGTGGAAGATCAGGCGCATTGAAGAAGCCAACCCGCTCTGGCTGGACCTCTATGAAACGTTCAACAGCTGA
- a CDS encoding 2-phosphosulfolactate phosphatase, translating into MADVVCAWGLSAVEAWRDRASALVIVDTLTFSTTVSVAADRGVRVIPYGWGEDFWAAAAAKKADAQLAGPRGGDTPNLSPGSVAAMTSGSRLLLPSRNGGALSVAAGMGSAAVFCGSLRNVSLVAQAASEAAGGGTIAIIAAGEIVPDAGFRPAIEDWFGAGAIIEILHAEGREEDAKAQLARLAYEAAANQLEAVMRDSLSGREVTERGFEGDVDFALQVDQGLTAPRLVDGVFEPGVIARAPVARRNPTVADAGFTLAQ; encoded by the coding sequence ATGGCGGACGTGGTCTGCGCCTGGGGCCTCAGCGCGGTTGAGGCGTGGCGTGATCGGGCTTCGGCCCTTGTGATTGTCGATACCCTGACCTTCTCGACGACGGTCAGCGTCGCCGCCGACCGCGGCGTGCGCGTCATTCCCTACGGCTGGGGCGAGGACTTCTGGGCCGCCGCCGCCGCGAAGAAGGCCGATGCTCAACTCGCCGGGCCGCGCGGCGGCGACACGCCCAACCTGTCGCCTGGCAGCGTCGCCGCGATGACCTCCGGATCTCGGCTGCTCCTGCCGTCGCGCAATGGCGGCGCGCTGTCTGTCGCCGCGGGCATGGGCTCGGCCGCTGTCTTCTGCGGCTCCCTGCGCAACGTCAGCCTGGTCGCGCAGGCCGCCAGCGAAGCGGCCGGCGGCGGGACCATCGCCATTATCGCCGCGGGTGAGATCGTGCCTGACGCCGGCTTCCGACCAGCCATCGAGGACTGGTTCGGCGCCGGCGCGATCATCGAGATTCTGCACGCCGAAGGGCGCGAGGAGGACGCCAAGGCCCAGCTCGCCCGCCTCGCCTATGAGGCGGCCGCCAACCAGCTTGAGGCGGTCATGCGCGACAGCCTGTCCGGTCGCGAAGTCACCGAGCGTGGCTTTGAGGGCGACGTCGATTTCGCACTGCAGGTCGATCAGGGATTGACCGCGCCGCGACTGGTCGATGGGGTGTTCGAACCGGGCGTCATCGCCCGCGCGCCCGTCGCCCGGAGAAATCCGACCGTCGCGGATGCAGGGTTCACCCTGGCGCAATAG
- a CDS encoding GFA family protein — protein sequence MKLEGGCYCGEVRYVAEGEPALRAQCHCRECQYMTGGGPNFFLAMPADGFVYKKGEPRRFTRSDIENPVTREFCPTCGTHLATKITGRPIVIVKVGTLDDPAQFGEPQLAMFTIDRQAFHHIPDDLPAYERRRT from the coding sequence ATGAAGCTTGAAGGCGGCTGCTATTGCGGCGAAGTGCGTTACGTCGCCGAAGGCGAGCCGGCGCTCCGCGCTCAGTGCCATTGTCGGGAATGCCAATACATGACGGGCGGCGGCCCGAATTTCTTCCTGGCCATGCCGGCTGATGGGTTCGTCTACAAGAAAGGCGAGCCCAGGCGCTTCACACGCAGCGACATCGAAAACCCCGTGACCCGCGAGTTTTGCCCCACCTGCGGGACGCACCTGGCCACCAAGATAACCGGCCGGCCGATCGTCATCGTCAAGGTCGGCACGTTGGACGACCCCGCCCAGTTCGGCGAGCCGCAGCTCGCGATGTTCACCATCGACAGGCAAGCCTTCCACCACATTCCCGACGACCTGCCGGCCTATGAGCGTCGCCGCACCTAG
- a CDS encoding hemerythrin domain-containing protein, whose amino-acid sequence MTRAASQTKQTEAKATAIAQARAVAPGVPARIGSTPATKYRGNPAIFGRLVEDHDKHRALLAMIDATSPKDPARKALFEEFVRDVHGHAAAEEQALWSTVMRNPETTEFARHAVGDHHKLDKLMADAAARDIEAAGWLTHFAVLKEEYLEHILEEETEQFVEAEKTLSDEDQRYMHKVFNRRKKAEKAAAVIEQKIALKPIA is encoded by the coding sequence ATGACCAGGGCAGCGAGCCAAACCAAGCAGACGGAAGCGAAGGCCACGGCGATTGCGCAGGCGCGCGCCGTGGCGCCGGGCGTGCCGGCTCGGATCGGCTCGACACCCGCCACGAAGTATCGCGGAAACCCCGCAATTTTCGGGCGCCTGGTCGAGGATCACGACAAGCACCGCGCGCTCCTGGCGATGATCGACGCCACCAGCCCCAAGGATCCTGCGCGAAAGGCCCTGTTCGAAGAATTCGTCCGCGACGTTCACGGCCATGCTGCGGCGGAAGAGCAGGCGCTGTGGTCCACCGTCATGCGCAACCCCGAGACCACCGAGTTCGCGCGCCACGCGGTCGGCGACCATCACAAGCTGGACAAGCTGATGGCGGATGCAGCAGCCCGCGACATCGAAGCGGCGGGCTGGCTCACTCACTTCGCCGTGCTCAAGGAAGAGTACCTTGAGCACATCCTCGAAGAAGAGACCGAGCAGTTCGTCGAGGCGGAGAAGACCCTGTCCGACGAGGACCAGCGCTACATGCACAAGGTGTTCAATCGCCGCAAGAAGGCCGAAAAGGCCGCCGCGGTGATCGAGCAGAAGATCGCCCTGAAGCCAATCGCGTAG
- a CDS encoding dienelactone hydrolase family protein codes for MCDERDDGPGAYTEQNRRGYLRIASGGVAGAVGAGAASAGVEERAVKITTPDGEADAALFVPKGAGAKPGVIYWPDIFGLRPAAKDMGRRLAGDGYVVLVVNPFYRGGEAEELSAKAAGFEGFMQKVGFFRDFRMAMSGEAVAADAKAYVDFLDALPETSDAKVGVQGYSMGGALAFMTAGAAPDRVGGVASFHGGGLTTDQPSSPHLIIGKTDAAYLVCVAKNDDEKEPQSKDILNATFEETGKTGSAEVYAADHGWCVPDMPAYDQAEAERAWANLLETYKAALV; via the coding sequence ATGTGCGACGAGCGCGACGACGGCCCTGGCGCCTACACGGAACAGAACCGTCGCGGTTACCTGAGGATTGCTTCGGGCGGCGTCGCCGGCGCCGTCGGCGCGGGCGCGGCCTCCGCCGGCGTTGAGGAACGCGCGGTCAAGATCACGACTCCGGACGGCGAGGCCGACGCGGCCCTCTTCGTGCCCAAGGGCGCTGGCGCGAAGCCCGGCGTGATCTACTGGCCCGACATCTTCGGCCTGCGACCGGCGGCCAAGGATATGGGTCGCCGGCTGGCTGGCGACGGCTATGTCGTGCTGGTGGTGAATCCCTTCTACCGCGGCGGCGAAGCTGAGGAGCTTTCGGCGAAGGCGGCCGGCTTTGAAGGCTTCATGCAGAAGGTCGGCTTCTTCCGCGACTTCCGCATGGCCATGAGCGGCGAGGCGGTGGCTGCGGACGCCAAGGCCTATGTCGATTTCCTCGACGCCTTGCCCGAAACCTCGGACGCCAAGGTCGGCGTGCAAGGCTACAGCATGGGGGGCGCGCTGGCCTTCATGACGGCGGGCGCAGCGCCCGACCGGGTCGGCGGGGTCGCCAGCTTCCATGGGGGCGGGCTGACCACCGACCAGCCGAGCAGCCCTCACCTCATCATCGGCAAGACTGACGCCGCCTACCTGGTCTGCGTCGCCAAGAACGACGACGAGAAGGAGCCGCAGTCCAAAGACATCCTGAACGCGACCTTCGAGGAGACCGGCAAGACCGGCTCCGCCGAGGTCTATGCCGCTGACCACGGGTGGTGCGTGCCGGACATGCCCGCCTACGACCAGGCCGAGGCTGAACGCGCCTGGGCCAACCTGCTGGAAACCTACAAGGCCGCCCTCGTCTGA
- the carA gene encoding glutamine-hydrolyzing carbamoyl-phosphate synthase small subunit: protein MSRELAPGTTGVLVLADGTVLQGLGVGAVGEAVGEVCFNTAMTGYQEILTDPSYMAQIVAFTFPHIGNVGVNTEDVEQMSGAAETSARGAIFRDLPTDPANWRAESTLASWMTRRGVVGLSGVDTRALTRKIRENGMPHAVIAHSPDGVFDLDALAAKARAWAGLEGLDLAKDASCLQPFVYDEGLWEWGEGYAKPGAVKYEVVVLDYGVKRNILRALTSVGARVTVVPASTTAEEILARNPDGVLLSNGPGDPAATGLYAVPEIQKLVESGTPVFGICLGHQMLSLALGAKTRKMDQGHHGANHPVKDLTTGKVEIVSMNHGFTVDRDSLPEPVTETHVSLFDGTNAGIALKGRPVFSVQHHPEASPGPTDSLYIFERFAQHMDARKAG, encoded by the coding sequence ATGAGCCGCGAACTGGCCCCCGGAACAACTGGCGTGCTCGTGCTGGCGGACGGAACTGTCCTGCAAGGGCTCGGCGTCGGCGCGGTCGGCGAGGCGGTCGGCGAGGTTTGCTTCAACACCGCCATGACCGGCTACCAGGAGATCCTCACCGATCCCTCCTACATGGCCCAGATCGTCGCCTTCACCTTCCCCCACATCGGCAATGTCGGCGTGAACACCGAAGACGTCGAGCAGATGTCGGGCGCTGCGGAGACATCGGCTCGGGGCGCGATCTTCCGCGACCTGCCGACGGATCCGGCCAACTGGCGCGCCGAGTCGACGCTCGCCTCCTGGATGACGCGGCGCGGCGTCGTCGGCCTCTCCGGCGTCGACACCCGCGCGCTGACCCGCAAGATCCGCGAGAACGGCATGCCCCACGCCGTCATCGCCCACAGCCCCGACGGCGTCTTCGACCTCGACGCGCTCGCCGCCAAGGCCCGCGCCTGGGCCGGCCTCGAAGGGCTTGACCTCGCCAAAGACGCCTCCTGCCTCCAGCCCTTCGTCTATGACGAGGGCCTCTGGGAATGGGGTGAAGGCTACGCCAAGCCCGGCGCCGTGAAATACGAAGTGGTCGTCCTCGACTACGGCGTGAAGCGCAACATCCTGCGCGCCCTGACGTCCGTCGGCGCCCGCGTCACCGTGGTGCCGGCCTCGACCACCGCCGAGGAGATCCTCGCCCGCAATCCCGACGGCGTCCTGCTGTCCAACGGTCCTGGAGATCCCGCCGCCACCGGCCTCTACGCCGTGCCGGAGATCCAGAAGCTGGTTGAGAGCGGTACGCCGGTCTTCGGCATCTGCCTCGGCCACCAGATGCTGTCGCTGGCGCTCGGCGCCAAGACCCGCAAGATGGACCAAGGCCACCACGGCGCGAACCACCCGGTGAAGGACCTCACCACCGGCAAGGTCGAGATCGTCTCGATGAACCACGGCTTCACCGTCGACCGCGACAGCCTGCCCGAACCCGTCACCGAGACCCACGTCTCGCTCTTCGACGGCACCAACGCCGGCATCGCGCTCAAGGGCAGGCCGGTCTTCTCGGTCCAGCATCACCCGGAGGCCTCGCCCGGCCCCACGGACTCCCTCTACATCTTCGAACGCTTCGCCCAGCACATGGACGCCAGGAAGGCCGGCTGA
- the nhaA gene encoding Na+/H+ antiporter NhaA, with protein sequence MRPSSRRPSVLRALLESEAAGGLLLMGAAALALVVANSPLAQGYFALLHMSLGPLHVLHWINDGLMALFFLFVGLEIKREFLDGQLSTWANRALPGIAAAGGVVVPGLIYAAINAGQAETLRGWAIPTATDIAFALGVLSLLGSRVPTSLKVFLATLAIVDDLAAVAVIAVFYTAELNLLALGGAGVVTLLLIGLNRLKVARLAPYLALGGVLWWLVLLSGVHATVAGVVLALTIPLRRSKAAPDDMASPLHRLEHGLSRWVAFLIVPVFGFANAGVSFAGMSAGVLLEPVTLGVALALFIGKQAGVFGAAALAIRLRLATLPAAASWLQLYGVALLCGIGFTMSLFIGLLAFPNPELQDEVKVGVLCGSLVSALCGAVLLGLAKPAKA encoded by the coding sequence ATGAGGCCGTCCAGTCGTCGTCCTTCGGTCCTGCGCGCCTTGCTTGAAAGCGAGGCGGCGGGCGGGCTGTTGCTGATGGGGGCGGCGGCGCTCGCGCTCGTGGTCGCCAACTCGCCGTTGGCGCAGGGTTACTTCGCACTCCTCCATATGTCGCTCGGCCCGCTCCACGTGCTGCATTGGATCAACGACGGGCTGATGGCCCTGTTCTTCCTGTTCGTCGGCCTGGAGATCAAGCGGGAGTTCCTGGACGGGCAGCTATCGACCTGGGCCAATCGCGCGCTGCCGGGGATCGCCGCGGCGGGCGGCGTGGTCGTGCCCGGCCTGATCTATGCGGCGATCAACGCAGGCCAGGCCGAGACCCTGCGCGGCTGGGCGATCCCGACGGCGACGGACATCGCCTTCGCCCTGGGCGTGCTATCGTTGCTGGGCTCGCGGGTTCCGACGAGCTTGAAGGTGTTCCTCGCCACCCTGGCGATCGTCGACGACCTGGCGGCGGTGGCGGTGATCGCCGTCTTCTACACCGCCGAGCTGAACCTGCTGGCGCTCGGCGGGGCGGGTGTCGTCACCCTGCTGCTGATCGGCCTGAACCGGCTGAAAGTCGCCAGGTTGGCGCCCTATCTGGCCCTGGGCGGCGTGCTGTGGTGGCTGGTTCTGCTTTCGGGGGTGCACGCGACGGTGGCGGGGGTGGTGCTGGCCCTGACGATCCCGCTGCGCCGGTCCAAGGCGGCGCCCGATGACATGGCTTCGCCGTTGCATCGGCTGGAGCATGGCCTGAGCCGTTGGGTCGCGTTCCTGATCGTGCCCGTCTTCGGCTTCGCCAACGCCGGGGTGTCGTTCGCGGGGATGAGCGCGGGCGTGCTGCTCGAGCCTGTGACCCTGGGCGTGGCGCTCGCCCTCTTCATCGGCAAGCAGGCGGGTGTGTTCGGCGCGGCCGCCCTGGCGATCAGGCTGAGGCTGGCGACGCTGCCCGCGGCCGCATCCTGGTTGCAGCTCTATGGCGTCGCCCTGCTGTGCGGCATCGGCTTCACCATGAGCCTGTTCATCGGCCTGCTCGCCTTCCCGAACCCGGAGCTGCAAGACGAGGTGAAGGTCGGCGTGCTGTGCGGGTCGCTGGTTTCGGCCCTCTGCGGCGCGGTGCTGCTGGGCCTGGCGAAGCCCGCGAAGGCCTAG
- a CDS encoding anti-sigma factor: MSEGPELSGDEALAAEHALGVLTDAERAAVEARAVQEPAFAALIEAWRKRLAPILATVPSLAAPETLWPAVERRLPANEDRRSDDRRRRGAVVFWRTATIGALMATAASLALTVQVVNRPPVVMVQGQPTPGPLMSASLAAPAGGALFVAAYDPERKGLLVTSLVPPGTDPDHVHQLWVIPGDGKPRPIGFIAPGASAMVPMAQDMQPMMTAGSAIAVSVEPLGGSKQEGPSGPIAAVGKLASV, translated from the coding sequence ATGAGCGAGGGTCCTGAACTTTCGGGCGACGAAGCCCTGGCCGCCGAGCACGCGCTCGGCGTCCTGACCGACGCCGAACGCGCCGCCGTGGAGGCGCGCGCCGTGCAGGAGCCGGCCTTCGCCGCCCTGATCGAGGCCTGGCGCAAACGGCTGGCCCCGATCCTGGCGACCGTGCCGTCTCTGGCGGCGCCGGAGACCCTGTGGCCGGCCGTCGAGCGGCGCTTGCCGGCCAACGAGGACCGGCGAAGCGACGATCGACGGCGACGGGGGGCTGTGGTCTTCTGGCGGACGGCGACGATCGGAGCCCTGATGGCGACCGCCGCCAGCCTGGCGCTTACGGTGCAGGTGGTGAACCGGCCGCCCGTGGTCATGGTGCAGGGCCAGCCGACGCCCGGCCCGTTGATGAGCGCGAGTCTGGCCGCGCCGGCCGGTGGCGCGCTGTTCGTCGCCGCCTATGATCCGGAACGCAAAGGCCTCTTGGTCACCTCGCTCGTGCCCCCCGGAACCGATCCGGATCACGTGCACCAGCTGTGGGTGATCCCCGGCGACGGCAAGCCCAGGCCCATCGGCTTCATTGCGCCCGGCGCCTCGGCCATGGTGCCGATGGCGCAGGACATGCAGCCGATGATGACCGCCGGCTCGGCGATCGCCGTGTCGGTGGAGCCTTTAGGGGGCTCGAAGCAGGAGGGCCCGTCCGGCCCGATCGCGGCGGTGGGCAAGCTGGCGTCGGTCTAG